The genomic region AATTTCCTGACCAGAGATTCTATCTCATCCCGGGAGGGATCAGCTGGATTCCAGAATGCCCCGTTTTGACCGGGAAATACGAGCTGCAGGATGACAGGGGCACCTGCATCGTGAATGGGCCGGACAAGCCCGCGATATCCAGGAATACAGGTGTCATCGGAGATCGAGAGCATGCCGGGGACGCGGGTGGTATCTCCTGTGATCGTAGTGGCGCTCACAATGATGAGCCCTGTCCCGCCAAGCGCCAGATCCCGATAGACATTCATGAGCCGGGGGGTCGGCTGGCCGGCTTCATCGGCCATGGCCTCCCAGGTGGCCGACCGGACAAGCCGGTTTTTCAGCCTGAGGTTCCCGATACTTGTCTCATCGAAGAGGGACTTCATGAAACTCCTATTTCCAGGTTACCTGCAGGGGTTTCCTTCGGGGAATGCCGTAGATTTTGTACTGCGGGTTGCCGAACATCAGAGCATAGGCACTCCTGCGCCCGTCCGGAATGCCGAGTTCCTTCTGGAGCGGCTCATAGGACATTGCTGCTCCTGCAACAAATCCTGCCCAGCAGACCCCGATACCGAACGCCGGTGCCGCCACATCGAAGTGCGTGAGGGCGATAATAGCATCGGTCTGACCAACCGGATTGCCATCCAGGAGTGTGCCGTCCGGGACATGGGCAAAGAGGAGGTGCGGGGCTCCGCGGCAGATGACATCGTTCCCTGCATCCCACGAAGCGATCAGGAACGGCACATAGCTACTCATCGGGTGGTTTGAACCGCTAAGGGTCTTCATCCACTCGACGGTCAGAGCGGCTATCTTCTTCACTTTCTCACGATCTTGGACAACAATCCACTCCACCGGTTGCTTGTTGCCACCCGTGGCAGCATATCTCGCAATATCGAGAACCTCGA from uncultured Methanoregula sp. harbors:
- a CDS encoding nitroreductase family protein — protein: MTTILVDQNLCSRCGICSNACTMGLIDPADENTLPKVPEAKAGMCIRCGHCEVYCPSQALLLNERPDERVPLPSGAGTIASEDMGYYLRKRRSVRHFTKDPVPKEKILEVLDIARYAATGGNKQPVEWIVVQDREKVKKIAALTVEWMKTLSGSNHPMSSYVPFLIASWDAGNDVICRGAPHLLFAHVPDGTLLDGNPVGQTDAIIALTHFDVAAPAFGIGVCWAGFVAGAAMSYEPLQKELGIPDGRRSAYALMFGNPQYKIYGIPRRKPLQVTWK